A single window of Psychromonas ingrahamii 37 DNA harbors:
- a CDS encoding GFA family protein: MIVKEIEYPIKGACQCGNVTYELLEPPTMIVACHCKACQKLSTSAFSITAMVHSDSVKFKGKMSEWSRVVDSGNTSTAKFCPSCGNRIYHFNPSEPEKIKLKPSTLSDTRIINPTAHIWVSEKQDWYKIPNDVKIFDKQP, from the coding sequence ATGATAGTGAAAGAGATTGAATATCCGATTAAAGGGGCATGTCAATGTGGCAATGTCACCTATGAACTTTTAGAGCCGCCAACAATGATTGTCGCTTGTCATTGCAAAGCATGCCAAAAATTATCTACGAGTGCATTTAGTATTACCGCAATGGTTCATTCAGATAGTGTAAAATTCAAAGGAAAAATGAGTGAGTGGAGCCGGGTAGTCGATAGCGGTAATACTAGCACCGCGAAATTCTGTCCTTCTTGCGGAAATAGAATATACCATTTTAATCCCAGTGAACCCGAAAAAATAAAACTCAAACCAAGTACCTTATCTGATACAAGAATCATCAATCCTACCGCTCATATTTGGGTAAGTGAAAAACAAGATTGGTATAAAATTCCTAACGATGTGAAAATCTTTGATAAGCAGCCTTAA
- the hmpA gene encoding NO-inducible flavohemoprotein, with the protein MLTQTEINIIKDSAPALAQYGEDITGRFYQILFQSHPELSHIFNMTNQKSGSQKAALATAVYAFAKYVDNLEVILGDVERIAQKHASLGIKSEHYPLVGSALLQAIDEILQPPQSVIDAWAKGYGILADVFINREQALYDQKSEQQGGWRGTREFTLVNKVMETPLITSFYLKPNDGLAISDFVPGQYIAVHMQPAGAENHQIRQYSLSSAYNKNSYRISVKKEQSPHGEGLISNYLHDSVNVGDTLNLSNPFGEFYLQESSNPVVLISGGVGITPMQAMLETLVSGGSREVHFVHGALNSEHHAYKEMHNNITDTEQVTTHVFYEQAPAEPADNHYQGLINLELLKSDLPLNSAEFYLCGPLAMMKAVYKQLKTLQVADENIFYEVFGASKALAE; encoded by the coding sequence ATGTTAACGCAAACTGAAATTAATATAATTAAAGACAGCGCACCGGCACTCGCACAATACGGAGAAGATATTACCGGGCGGTTTTATCAGATTCTATTTCAGTCTCACCCGGAATTAAGTCATATATTCAATATGACCAATCAGAAAAGTGGTAGTCAGAAAGCCGCGTTAGCAACGGCTGTTTATGCATTTGCAAAATATGTCGATAATCTTGAAGTGATCTTAGGCGATGTCGAGCGTATTGCGCAAAAGCACGCCAGCTTGGGCATTAAAAGTGAACATTATCCTTTAGTCGGCAGCGCATTATTACAGGCGATTGACGAAATTCTACAGCCTCCGCAGTCAGTAATTGATGCCTGGGCAAAAGGTTACGGTATTTTAGCTGATGTTTTCATTAATCGAGAACAGGCACTCTACGATCAGAAATCAGAGCAGCAGGGCGGCTGGAGGGGCACGCGGGAATTTACTCTCGTGAATAAAGTCATGGAAACGCCTTTGATCACCTCGTTTTACTTAAAACCGAATGACGGTTTGGCCATTTCTGACTTTGTTCCCGGTCAGTATATCGCCGTTCATATGCAGCCAGCGGGGGCTGAAAACCATCAAATTCGTCAATACAGTCTGTCAAGTGCCTATAATAAAAACAGCTACCGAATCTCGGTAAAAAAAGAGCAGAGTCCGCATGGTGAGGGACTGATTTCAAACTACCTGCATGACAGTGTCAATGTTGGCGATACGCTGAATCTGAGTAATCCCTTTGGCGAGTTTTATTTACAGGAAAGCAGCAATCCAGTGGTGCTGATAAGCGGCGGTGTGGGCATTACTCCGATGCAGGCGATGCTTGAAACCTTAGTATCGGGCGGCTCCCGGGAGGTTCATTTTGTTCACGGCGCGCTGAACAGCGAACATCATGCTTATAAAGAGATGCACAATAATATAACTGATACGGAGCAGGTAACAACGCATGTTTTTTATGAGCAGGCACCCGCTGAGCCGGCAGATAATCATTATCAGGGGCTTATTAATCTGGAACTATTAAAATCAGATTTACCGCTGAACAGTGCCGAATTTTACCTTTGCGGCCCGCTTGCCATGATGAAAGCCGTCTATAAACAGTTAAAAACGTTACAAGTAGCGGATGAAAATATCTTCTATGAAGTATTTGGTGCGTCTAAAGCACTGGCGGAATAA